A window of Streptomyces sp. NBC_01224 genomic DNA:
GCCGTTCACCGAGCGAGAGGTTCATGGGCGGCCTGATCAGGACCCGCTCGGCCGCGCGCCAGGCATTTATCCTGCGCAGCCGCTGCGCGTCCTTCGACCGCTCCGGCTCCTGAACATCGCTCCGCGCCCCGTCCTGCGCCTGCCGCTGTCGTGTCTGTACGTCCGTGTCTGCCATGTCTGTCATGGGACGATCATCACGCAGAGCGCAGCTCGGGCCCGAACGATTTCCGGGTTCACCCGGGGCTCGGGCCGCGCCCCCGCCCGGACTTTTCCCACAGGCTGTGGACAGCCAGGAGTCAGGACGAAACGCTGGCGTAGCATGCAGAGAAATCGTCCGGTACCCCCCGCGGACTGGAACGGAAGGCCATCGCCGCGTGAATGCAACAACCCCCAAGGAGCCCCTCGACGCGAGGGACCGCCCCGCCCGCCTCACGGTCGGCGTCGTGGGCGCGGGCCGCGTCGGCCCCGCTCTCGCCGCGTCCCTGCAGCTCGCCGGGCACCGACCGGTAGCCGTGTCGGGCGTCTCCGACGCGTCCGTGCGCAGGGCTGCCGCCCTGCTCCCCGACGTACCGCTGGTGCCGCCCGCCGAAGTCCTCGCGCGCGCCGAGCTGGTGCTGCTGACCGTTCCCGACGACGCCCTGCCCGGCCTGGTCGAGGGCCTCGCCGAGACCGGCGCCGTGCGGCCGGGACAGCTGATCGTCCACACGTCGGGGCGTTACGGGACGAAGGTGCTGGACCCGGCTCTGCGGGCCGGCGCCCTGCCGCTCGCCCTGCACCCGGCGATGACGTTCACCGGCACCTCGGTCGACGTCCAGCGGCTGGCCGGCTGCTCCTTCGGCGTGACCGCCCCCGAGGAGCTGAGGCTCGCGGCCGAGGCGCTGGTCATCGAGATGGGCGGCGAGCCCGAATGGATCGCGGAGGAGTCCCGCCCGCTCTACCATGCGGCGCTCGCCCTCGGCGCGAACCACCTGGTCACCCTGGTCGCCCAGTCGATGGAACTGTTGCGTACGGCCGGGGTCGCCGCCCCCGACCGGATGCTCGGCCCGCTCCTGGGCGCCGCGCTCGACAATGCCCTGCGCTCCGGCGATGCCGCGCTGACCGGCCCCGTGGCCCGCGGCGACGCCGGGACGGTCGCCGCGCACATCGGCGAGCTGCGCAGGCACGCTCCGCAGGCCGTGGCCGGCTATGTCGCGATGGCCCGCGCCACCGCCGACCGCGCACTCGCCCACGGCATGCTCAAGCCGGAGCTGGCCGAGGACCTGCTCGGAGTCCTGGCCGACGGCGCCGGCACCGCGGGCGGCACCGGATCACAGGAGTCCCGATGACAAACAGGACCGGCAGGCCCGGCACGTCCGGTACGTCCCACGCCGCCGCCCCGCCCCGCACGCCCGGCACCGCCCCCGCGGCCACCCTTCTCCGTACGGCCGCCGAACTCGCCGCGTTCGCCCCCCTCAAAGGGCAGCGAGCCGTCGTCATGACCATGGGCGCGCTGCACGAGGGTCACGCCACCCTGATCCGTACCGCACGTGCCGCCGCGGGCACGGACGGCCAGGTCGTCGTCACCGTCTTCGTCAACCCGCTCCAGTTCGGCGAGGCCGCCGACCTGGAGCGCTACCCCCGTACCCTCGACGCCGATCTCGCCGTGGCCGGCGCCGCCGGGGCGGACGCGGTCTTCGCACCGTCCGTCGACGAGGTCTATCCCGGCGGCGAACCGCAGGTCCGGATCTCGGCGGGCCCCATGGGCGACCTGCTCGAAGGGGTCTCCCGCCCCGGGCACTTCGACGGGATGCTCACCGTCGTCGCCAAGATGCTGCACCTCACCCGCCCCGATGCTGCGTTCTTCGGGCAGAAGGACGCCCAGCAGCTGGCGCTGATCCGCCGCATGGTGCGCGATCTGAACTTCCCCGTGGAGATCGTCGGCGTGGAGACGGTCCGCGAACCGGACGGCCTCGCGCTCTCCAGCCGCAACCGCTTCCTGGACGTCGAGGAACGGCACACCGCCCTCGCCCTGTCCCGGGCCCTGTTCGCCGCGCGGGACAGGCTCGCGGCCCAGCAGGCGCTGCACGCCCGCGCGCAGACCACCGCGGCGACCACCGGCAGGGCCGCCGCGCTCACCGCGCTCGGTGAGACCCGCGCGGCCGCCGACACCCAGGCGGTGGCGCTGGCCCGCCCCGTGGACGGACCCGCGGCGGTACGCGCCGCCGCGCAGTTGATCCTCGACGACGCGGCCGCCGAACAGCCGCCGCTCGCCCTGGACTACCTCGCGCTCGTGGACCCGGCCGACTTCACCGAGATCCCCGACGACCGCACCACCGGTGACGCGATCCTCGCCATCGCCGCGAAGGTCGGCAAGACCCGCCTGATCGACAACATCCCGCTGACCTTCGGAGCCACCACGTGACCGGAATACGGCTGACCGCCCCCGCCCCCGGCTGGTCCATCGACGCCGACGTCGTGGTGGTCGGCTCCGGCGTGGCCGGTCTCACCACCGCGCTGCGCTGCGCAGCCGCGGGTCTCGCCACCGTCGTGGTCACCAAGGCCCGCCTCGACGAC
This region includes:
- a CDS encoding Rossmann-like and DUF2520 domain-containing protein, coding for MNATTPKEPLDARDRPARLTVGVVGAGRVGPALAASLQLAGHRPVAVSGVSDASVRRAAALLPDVPLVPPAEVLARAELVLLTVPDDALPGLVEGLAETGAVRPGQLIVHTSGRYGTKVLDPALRAGALPLALHPAMTFTGTSVDVQRLAGCSFGVTAPEELRLAAEALVIEMGGEPEWIAEESRPLYHAALALGANHLVTLVAQSMELLRTAGVAAPDRMLGPLLGAALDNALRSGDAALTGPVARGDAGTVAAHIGELRRHAPQAVAGYVAMARATADRALAHGMLKPELAEDLLGVLADGAGTAGGTGSQESR
- the panC gene encoding pantoate--beta-alanine ligase, with the translated sequence MTNRTGRPGTSGTSHAAAPPRTPGTAPAATLLRTAAELAAFAPLKGQRAVVMTMGALHEGHATLIRTARAAAGTDGQVVVTVFVNPLQFGEAADLERYPRTLDADLAVAGAAGADAVFAPSVDEVYPGGEPQVRISAGPMGDLLEGVSRPGHFDGMLTVVAKMLHLTRPDAAFFGQKDAQQLALIRRMVRDLNFPVEIVGVETVREPDGLALSSRNRFLDVEERHTALALSRALFAARDRLAAQQALHARAQTTAATTGRAAALTALGETRAAADTQAVALARPVDGPAAVRAAAQLILDDAAAEQPPLALDYLALVDPADFTEIPDDRTTGDAILAIAAKVGKTRLIDNIPLTFGATT